Genomic window (Arachis hypogaea cultivar Tifrunner chromosome 13, arahy.Tifrunner.gnm2.J5K5, whole genome shotgun sequence):
TGTGAGTGGTGGTAGTCACTACATCTGCATAATCAAAAGGTGATGGGATAACACCAGCTGCAACCAATCCACTGATGTGTGCCATATCTGCCAACAGTATAGCTTTCTGTTTGTCGCACACCTACAACATGCTCATGAATTCAACCTTGGGCCTTCCTGAAAATCATTTAATGTACAACATAAAATCTACAAAAACTAACATACAATATGTTACCTTGCGTACACGTGCATAATCATACAGGCGTGCATAAGCACTAGCTCCAGCAACAATTAATTTTGGCCTGAAGAGTTTAGCCATGTTTTCCATCTGCATTTTGAGATTTTCATATCACAACGATGATAAGATTACACAAAAGGGTACAAAAAATATCGGATTAGCTAGAGTTTGATTTTAAGAGGTTCAAACAATTATTTACGATGAAGTAAAattgtttgatttttaatttatatgcaTGCAGTCTGTAACTAAACTTGCTATATGTATATCAGATGAATACTTTAATTCGTGGCAGTTGAAATAAATATGATCAAGCTAATTATGCAAATAGCAATAATCTGTTATTAAGGAAGTAGCCAAATCAATACCTGGTCATAGTCAATGTATCCTGTGCTTTCATTCAATCTATATGGCATTGTCTCAAAAAAAATCGAGACTGCAGAAATCTTTTTGGTGTCAGTCTGCATCGTAACAACAGCAACAACGTTAGTCtatcatatatataattaaacagaAGGCAGAACAAATTAATGAAGAGACCTTCTTGGATagagaagaaacaaagaaagtttgTTCACACATGTAAAGAATCTTAATTTACTGTCACAATCACACTAAGCAATGCCAATAGTAAACACAAAGTCTCAACTAATAAGAATTATACATAAATAGATATGTAATAAAAGCattaaatttttatgaataacTACAAAGTGATTTCTATCTAATCCTTGAAGAAATTGCCAAAAGAAATTACCAATAACCCATGAACGTGATAGATTTCATTATCACAGGAAATGGTGGATGATGGAAGTTGAAAATACCTGGTATCCATGAGAAAGATGTCCACCATGAGGAAGATCAAGTGCCATGATTCTGTCATGAGGTTTTAGCAATGCAGTATAAACTTGAAAATTTGAAGGAGACCCAGATAGAGGCTGAACGTTCACTGCAGTTTATGGGTAATAACATATGAGAAAAATTGACacctaaatattttaaaagaatctACTGAATATCAAGAAAGCTCATGAGCATTCATTTTGAAATGTAACCAGCAAAAAGTCTACAAGAGAATTCAACCTAAATGCTACTTCTGAATTCTGAACAAAAACTCGTGTGCCTCAAGTGGTAGAAGAAGAAacgggaaaaaaataaaaaaaaggtaatCACAAAGAATAGATCATGTCCACCTGCAAGCTTAGAACAATTAGAACAACAGGCCAATGACCAACAAGATGAAATAATGTGCAATCAACAAAGCCAAATAAAAGGGTATACCAATATAGTTATTGTGCAGTTACCTCCCCATTTAGCTGGATCCAACCTGAATGCCTCGAGGGCACGCTTCTGACATAGTCTTTCTGCCATATCAATGTACCTTGAGGAAGAAAGGCAACAATTTTTTAATTGGACTAGAAGCAGGAGTCcaataataaaatccaaaaatgctAGCCACTGTATATTATTGTGTTTGTTGTATTATCAAGAGGTGAACGAACACAAAGAAGAAAAGTGAGTGACATACTCATTTCCACCATAATATCTTGCACCAGGATATCCTTCACTGTACTTGTTTGTCATGACTGAGCCAACAGCTTGCATTACAGAGACTGAAGTGAAATTCTCTGACGGTATCAGTTCAAGTCCCTTCACCCCAAAACAGTGATATTCAGATAAGTCATTCTAATAAGTACAAGCtactgaaaaaagaaaaaaaaaatcgagtTCCATTCCTTATGTAATGTTCTCCCTAGGTGCGGTAATTTTGAACAGAACCACGATTAAAACAGAAATAATTTTGTTGTTCCATGGTCTCTGCAATCACATTGCACGCAACAATTGTGGCTGCATAAATGAAGAGTCTCATGACCAATAACATGTATGTAAATAAAATTACCTTCCATTGCCTAGCTTTTTCGAGCTCAATTATATCAGCAATCTGAGGATCAACAAGCTCAAGCGGGGCATTCAATTGCTTTGGCCACTGAAAATCCCAACAATTTGAAATCGAAACCATCACACTACAACCACAATTAACCTTCTTTTTTTCCTATAGTAGAAATGAATTGAAGTGATATCTTACTGTAACTCCTGGTCTCTCTTTGTCGTATACAGCTTCATCAGGCAACGATGACTACAACAACCAATtttggaaaagaaataaaagaaagaaaggaaattagTGAATAAAAAGGGTAGCAactagagagagagaaagaacagACCTTGTAGCAAACGGAAGTGGCATTGAAGAGAGGGCGGAGAGGTTTGTCCATGGAAGATGAGAGCCTCCGAAGCGCCATTGCCATCGCCATCTCTCTCTCTCGGACAGAGAGTGTATTTGTGTGAtagttagttgttattgttatccGTCTTCAGAGTGCCTGTGTGACTCAGTAAGGAGAGCCATGGCGCCACGGTTTGGGAATTGGGACCCACCCTTCACACGTGCACTTCAATCATTCGCTCTATTTATAATATCATTATGTTTAAGTATTCAGATCTTGCTGataaattttaattcattaacTATCACATTTTTTTACGTTTATATCCATCATATTTCGtggacataaaaaaattaattattatataaattatatactaaaaatatatatacaaataaatatataataatttattttttatgtatacataatatttttgtattgatATATAGTTTGCTTTTTAGTATTATGATCTTCTGAGAAAAACGAaagtttttat
Coding sequences:
- the LOC112733814 gene encoding serine hydroxymethyltransferase, mitochondrial, producing the protein MAMAMALRRLSSSMDKPLRPLFNATSVCYKSSLPDEAVYDKERPGVTWPKQLNAPLELVDPQIADIIELEKARQWKGLELIPSENFTSVSVMQAVGSVMTNKYSEGYPGARYYGGNEYIDMAERLCQKRALEAFRLDPAKWGVNVQPLSGSPSNFQVYTALLKPHDRIMALDLPHGGHLSHGYQTDTKKISAVSIFFETMPYRLNESTGYIDYDQMENMAKLFRPKLIVAGASAYARLYDYARVRKVCDKQKAILLADMAHISGLVAAGVIPSPFDYADVVTTTTHKSLRGPRGAMIFFRKGVKETNKQGQEVLYDYEDRINQAVFPGLQGGPHNHTITGLAVALKQATTPEYRAYQEQVLSNCSKFAQALSERGYELVSGGTENHLVLVNLKNKGIDGSRVEKVLEAVHIAANKNTVPGDVSAMVPGGIRMGTPALTSRGFVEEDFVKVAEFFDAAVKLAVKIKAESEGTKLKDFMATIESSSTFQSEIAKLRHDVEEYAKQFPTIGFDKATMKYKD